The genomic DNA GCCAGCACTCTACGCCGCCTCCAGCGCCCATTGCACATGTTCGCGCACGAGCGCCGAAGGATCGTCGGCGCGGCCGCGCAGCGCATCGACAATTTCCAAACGCACCCGCGGCGCGAGCGTGGCCCGGTCCGCGCGCAACGCATTGCCCATGCCGACAGCGAGATTGCGCAGCCAGCATTCGTAGCCGATCCGTCGAATCGCGCTGCCTTGCATGCGCGTATCGAAGTCTTCCGCGCTCCAGCTGAACAGTTCGGTCAACGATGCACGGTCGAGCCCGTGCCGCACATCGAAGTCCGCGACCGGCGCGGCCTTCGCGAATTTGTTCCACGGACACACGAGCTGGCAGTCGTCGCATCCGTAGACACGATTGCCGATCAGCGGCCGCAAATCCCGGGGAATACTGCCCTTCAGTTCGATCGTCAGATACGAGATGCAGCGCCGCGCATCGACCTTGTACGGACCGACGATCGCCCCCGTCGGGCACGCATCGATGCAGCGCGTGCAGTGGCCGCAATGCGCGCCCGCGGTTTGCGGCGCACGCTCGGGCGCGCTTTGCGCGTCGGTCGGCAGCGGCAGATCGATGTAGATCTCGCCGAGGAAAAACAGCGACCCGGCGTCGCGCTGAAGCAGCAGCGTATGCTTGCCGCGCCAGCCGACACCCGCTTTCTGCGCGAGTTCGACTTCGAGCACGGGCGCCGAATCGGTAAACACACGAAACCCATACGGACCGATTTCGGCTTCGATACGTTCCGCGAGCTGCTGCAGACGATTGCGCATCACCTTGTGATAATCGCGGCCGCGCGCGTAAATCGACACGACGGCTGCGGACGGATCCGCGAGGCGTGCGACCTCGCGACTGCGCCAGTCAGGCTCGCCCGGCTCGGCTGCGCGCTGTTTGCCGCTTAGCGTCGCATGCGCTGTGCCGGCCGCTTCACTGCTCCGCTCGGCGCCCCGCGCACCGGCCGCGTCACCGGCCTGGTCGCTACTCCGCTCGCCGCCCTTTGCACCGGCCGCCTCGCCGGGCTGTTCGCCACGCCCACGATCGTCAGCACCACGCGCGACCTCCCCGGCGTCCGCGCTTTCATCCCCCTTTCCGGCATCTATCGAATCGGGCAAATGAGTCGGCAAATCAGCGGGCAAATAGGCCATGCGCGCGGTAATCACGCGTAGCGTGCCGGCCACAAGCTCGGCAGGCCGTGCACGTTTCATCCCATGTTTGGCCATATAATCCATCTCGCCGTGCCAGCCCGCGTGAAGCCATGCCGCGAGGCCCGCTTCGGCATCCGCGAGGTTCGTATCGCTGATACCCACCTCGCCGAAACCCAGCTCGCGTCCCCACGTCTTGATGCGCGACGCGAGCGCAGCCAGCGCGGCTTCATCGGCTGCATCGAACTGATGATGTAGCGGGCGATGTGTAGCGCGCGGGCCGCCGGTGGAGTCGGGCGTGCCGGAAACGGGATGCTGCTGGCTTCGGTCCATCACGTCATTTTACGAGAATGCCCGTTCAACCCGATCACGCGACACCGCCTTCTGCCAGCGTCCTGCTCGAGCGCACCACGATGCTCGCGGACGAAGCCGCGACCGCGGCGTTCGGCGAACGATTCGCGCGAGCGCTCGAAGCCGTGCGCGGCGAACAGCGCACAAGCGGGCACGCGTTCAAGGGTTTGCAGGTGCAGCTGATCGGCGACCTCGGCGCCGGCAAGACCACGCTCGTGCGCGCCACGCTGCGCGCACTCGGTCACACCGGCCGTGTACGCAGCCCGACCTATACGCTCGTCGAGCCTTATACGGTTGAGCTGCCCGGCAAGGGACCTGACCGGGAACTCGCGGTCTATCACTTCGATCTGTACCGTTTCAACGATCCGGCCGAATGGGCCGATGCGGGCTTTCGCGAATATTTCGACAGCGGCGCGGTCTGTCTCGTCGAATGGCCGCAGCGCGCGGGCACTGTGCTCGGTGTGCCGGATCTCGTCTTCTCGCTCGAAGTGGAGGGAGAGGGACGCAGGTTGACCGCCCTGGCGTATAGCGAATCAGGAAAAGCATGTCTCGAAAGATGTTGATCAAACCGTTCCGCTCGATCGAATCGGCCGCCACGGCTTCGCACAACTGGCGGCGCCGCCAGATTCTGCGCGCCGGCGCATCGACCCTCGTACTGGGTCTCTCGGTATCGGTGCCGCGCCTCGCGTGGGCAAGCTCGGTGCTCGGCGTGCGCGTCTGGCCCGCGCGCGACTACACGCGCGTGACGATCGAATCCGACCAGCCGTTGCAGACAAGCCAGCAGTTGCTGCAGGGCCCGGACCGGCTCGTCGTCGACCTGAACGGGCTCGACCTCGACCAAGCGCTGAAAGATCTCGTCTCGAAGATCGCGCCGAACGATCCGCAGATTCAATCGGTGCGCGTCGGGCAATACCAGCCGCACGTGGTGCGGATGGTGTTCGACCTCAAGGGTTCGGTGAAGCCGCAAGTCTTTACGCTGACGCCAGTCGGTTCGTACAAGTACCGGCTCGTGTTCGACCTGTATCCGGCTGTCGCGCCGGACCCGCTGATGGACCTGCTCGCGCAGACCGAGCGCAAGGAACAGC from Paraburkholderia edwinii includes the following:
- the tsaE gene encoding tRNA (adenosine(37)-N6)-threonylcarbamoyltransferase complex ATPase subunit type 1 TsaE produces the protein MPVQPDHATPPSASVLLERTTMLADEAATAAFGERFARALEAVRGEQRTSGHAFKGLQVQLIGDLGAGKTTLVRATLRALGHTGRVRSPTYTLVEPYTVELPGKGPDRELAVYHFDLYRFNDPAEWADAGFREYFDSGAVCLVEWPQRAGTVLGVPDLVFSLEVEGEGRRLTALAYSESGKACLERC
- the queG gene encoding tRNA epoxyqueuosine(34) reductase QueG codes for the protein MDYMAKHGMKRARPAELVAGTLRVITARMAYLPADLPTHLPDSIDAGKGDESADAGEVARGADDRGRGEQPGEAAGAKGGERSSDQAGDAAGARGAERSSEAAGTAHATLSGKQRAAEPGEPDWRSREVARLADPSAAVVSIYARGRDYHKVMRNRLQQLAERIEAEIGPYGFRVFTDSAPVLEVELAQKAGVGWRGKHTLLLQRDAGSLFFLGEIYIDLPLPTDAQSAPERAPQTAGAHCGHCTRCIDACPTGAIVGPYKVDARRCISYLTIELKGSIPRDLRPLIGNRVYGCDDCQLVCPWNKFAKAAPVADFDVRHGLDRASLTELFSWSAEDFDTRMQGSAIRRIGYECWLRNLAVGMGNALRADRATLAPRVRLEIVDALRGRADDPSALVREHVQWALEAA